From the genome of Gemmatimonadota bacterium:
GCAGTGAATTTTCTAATCCAATGACTCGCAAAGCCAACGACGACAGAAAACGCTGTGAGCTGATGACGAATCCGGCCAAGCGTGATGCTGCCAACAAGCTTGCCGCGTCTGTGAAGGGCGGCTTCCCGCCGGGTTTGTCCCAGCCAGCACTTCGCGCGCTCGCGGGCGCCGGATATACACGTCTCGATCAGCTCGCACATGTGTCGGAGGCGGATCTTCGCAAGCTGCACGGCGTGGGTCCAAAGGCGATCGGCGTCATCGGTAGGGAGCTGACGAAACACGGTCTGTCGTTCCGCAGCAAATGAAACTCAGTGCCGTTCGCGCAGCGGTTTGCAAGGCGGCCACCCGGATGACGCAGCTCACCTGAACAACTGGGACCTCGTAGATGCATCCGCGGGATACATCGTCGGTCCGCACACGAGTGGCGACGATTCAGGACTGTTGTCGAAGCTCGCGCATTCGAAAAATTTGTGGGAACGACGAATCGCGATCGAGCGGTTCCCGGAGAAGCGGCGAAAGGCATATCTGGCTGGGAGCGTTTGAAGGGACTGATTACTCATCCGCCAATTATCTCATTGAGGCCCTCCACCACTCTCACCATCTCCCCGGCGGATGCCCGCGCAATCCGCCGGCCGATGCGTTCCGTTGAAAGTGTCCGCACCTGGCCCATCTTCACCCACGAACGCTTTGGCAGATTCGCGGCCACAAGCTCGAGCGTCAATGGAAAACCGGCACGCTGCTCCTGACTGGTGAGCGCCACCACGATGGCGGTTCCTGATCGTTCGTTGAACACATCCTGACTCAATATCAGCACCGGCCGCTGCCCGGATTGCTCATGTCCTCGCGCCGGATCCAGATCGGCCCATCGAATGTCGCCCCTCAGTATGCTGGCCACTCGATCCCCTCGGCGCCGAGTCCTTCCTCCGCGAGCGCGCGCTCCTCGGCAGGATCGAGCTTGGCGCACTCGCGAATGAGCTGCGTGCGGGCGCGCCGCGCTAGCGTTTCAGATAGCGCAGCTTCTATCGCCTGGCTTCGATTCGGATAGGTACCAGATGCGACGAGATCATCGATCTCCGTCAGCAACTGGCGATCGAGCGTTATTGCCACTTTCTGTTTGGCCATCATATACCTCGTGGTATGATAATTTATCATACCACTCCGCCTATCGCAATGTCAGGCTTGTTAACCATGACTGCATGAGGGCTTGTCGGCACGCGCTGAGCGAAATCACCATTCAGCGCGTGTAGTCGTTTTCTGCCTAGTGCGCCGAACTCCTCTGCTGCGCCAGCTTCAGCGCATTGTACGCGTTGACTATGCCACCCGTCACCGACAACGACGCAAACGGAACCGTCTCCCCCGACTTCCCGCCCGGCACCAACGAAGCGCGATTGTACCGAGTCGCCGAATCGAGGATGATCTGTCGCACCTGTGCGGCGGTGAGATTGGGATAGTACGACATGATCAACGCCGCCAGGCCCGTCACGACAGGCGCTGCCATGCTGGTGCCACTCAGCCGCTCGTAACCGCCGCCCTGCACCGTCGACAGAATGTCCTCACCCGGCGCGAATACATCGACCCTGGTGTGACTGTAGTTGGAGAACGCGACTGCAAGCGTGTCGCCACCGCGCCAGGACGACGCACCGACCTCGATCCAGTTCGCGGCCCGCCCCCCACCGGTGTACTCCGGCGTCGGAAAATTCGACGCAGTGTCGAGGCTCGCACCGTCGTTGCCGGCCGCGAGAACCATCAGAACTCCGTGCGCGTCGGCGTACTTCACTGCAGCGTCCACCGCGCTCTTGAACGGTGAATACGGCTTGCCGAAGCTCATGTTGATCACGCGTGCGCCGTTGTCCACCGCATAGCGAATTGCGTTGGCGATGTCCTTGTCACGCTCGTCTCCATCCGGCACGGCTCGCACGGGCATGATCAACGCAGCCGACGCAACGCCCTGCATGCCGACACCATCCTGCGGCATCGCTGCGATGATGCCGGCCACGTGCGTTCCGTGCTTTGCGTCAGGCCCGGTGACATCGCTATTGCCATAATTGCGCTGTGACACGTCTGCAACGTCGTCACCGACGATCGTGCGCGGGTCGTACTCCGTATTCAGTCCGTACTGCGACTGCACTCCGTATTCAGTCACTGCCTCGGCTACCGCTTCCGGCGTCGCACCCTGCTGCGCAAGTCGCAGATACAGCCCGCGTGCGGCGATTACTTGCGGTGACGTCGCTACAAGTGCCTCGACCTTCGCTGGAGTGAGACTGTCCGTGCCGGCCGCCTGCTTCAGAATCGGCAATGCGCGATTCATCACGGCCTCGATCGTACGCATCTGATCCAGCGTGGTGTTGATCTCGGTCTTCTTCCTTGCGTAATCTGCCGATACCTTGCTGCACGTCGTGGAATCGATCGCCGGCATCGCACGCTCGGTCACCGTCTGCGGTGTTCCGGCGCAACGAACGAACATGCGCGTGAGCACGAACGTGTCGTACTGAACGTCCTTGCCATCTGCGCCACCGATGAAGTTCCATCCATGCACGTCGTCCACGTTACCGTTGTGGTCGTCATCCTTGCCGTTCCCAGCGACTTCCTTCGGATTCGTCCAGAGCCGCGTCCTGAGCGCCGCGTGGGCGGTGTCCACTCCCCCGTCTATCACTGCGACGACAACAGATTGCCTGGGAGCCCTGCCCTTGAGCAGCTCGCGCTGCGCACGCAGGAGACTTATGCCGGGATAGTGATCGATCGAATCATCCAGCAACTGCCAGTTGCGCGGCGCCTCGCGCACTCCTGAAGTCGTGACCGCCGGTTGCTCTGTGGGTGCCTGAACCGGAGGTGCAGCAACGGGTGGTGGTGGCGCCGGCGCCGGCGCCGTAACGACAGGGCTCGTCGCCGGCGCACAGGCGGCGAACGCCGTGGCTGCAAACGTGAGCCATGCAAACTGTTTCGTGAACTGTTTCCTGAACTGTTTCCTGAACTGTTTCCTGAACTGTTTCCTGAACTGCGTCACGCTGTTCCTGTGTTGAATGGTAGCTCGAGAGTTTCATCCGGCGCCATCTCCTTCCAGCGCTGAACCAGCTGCTGAACGCGCGCCCGCACTCTCGCAATTTCTTCGCCCGTAAGCGGTCGTACATCCGGACCGCCTCTACCAGATACGTACGTACGGGCGTGCTCGTTCATCTCATCTGCGGTCCACTCGACGCCGAGCGCGCGTTGAACGTCGAACAGCCCAACCACCTGCTCGACAACAACAGCTTCGGGCGGCAGTGGCCCGCGCGCGCTCTTCCCTCCCGTATCGCTGATATCCCAACCGTTCGCCACCAGACCGAAGAACCCGGAGCGAAAGCCAAGCTCGCTCTCGACCACATAGTGAGTCATGTCGTGAAATGGAAACACCGACGCGAGCTGCCCGTTCTGGCGCTGCCATGTCGCCGTCCCATCAGCGCGATCGCACCTCAGCACGACACTCGCATCTCGGCGCTTCGTAAGACGAATCACCATCTCAGGCATCATCATCCAGCAGCGCGACCAATCTCCGGGGTGCGGTCAATCTGTAAGCGTCCAGTAGAAGTCCTTCCAGTGCATTCCAGTCCGGTGACTTATCCAGCCACACTCCCACCCACCCTTTGGGTCCCACGTAAGGTGGCGAGTAGTACCGATTGGGCTCCGCTCTGATCATCATGTCCTGCGTGACGGGCTTCGCCTTGCACCACACACTTGTACGGCCGCCACCGTGATGAGTCGCGGCGGACGCGTACATGGCGAAGATCTTGTTGCGCACGCGGAACGTCGGCTCGCCCCAGGCTTCGACTTCATGCGCTTCGGGCAGGGACAGGCACAGCGCGCGCAGGCGTTCAGTTGGATCGCGTTTCATCGAGCTCACTGGTGTTCAACGGTACGCCGTTGTCATGGATTGCACTCTGCTACCGTGCCGCGCCAGCAGATAGTTCACGAAGTCGCCGACTATCGGACTCGGCTTTTTCGATCCTTTTGTTATGATGCGCGCGCTCAACACCGCGGATTGTGTATCCCATTCGACGTTGAGCGCTCCACGCGCGGAGTCGGCGCTATGAAGCTTCATCCAGCCGGGTTGACGGCCAGGCTGTTTCTCGCTCGTGACACGCAGACCGAACTTGTCTATCCGCTTGTCGTTGGCGATTGCTTCGCGGAGGCTTCCGCCTTTGGAGCAGAGCACCTGAACCAGAACCTGCATTGAATCCTCCGAGTTGGAAGAAGATCGTCATTCCCGCTGTAGGGCGCGGATGCATCCGCGCCTTATGTCGGCCCGGTTAGCGGCAGTTCCAGCAACAATCGCGAGATGTTCGGCTCGCTCGTGTAGTACATCCGCAACCTGTCGAGAGTTACAGGTTCTGTTACGCGCACGGCAAGCAGCGAATCGAGCGCCTCTCTCGTGAGAGTCTTGTAAAGGTTGAGCGTGACGTGGGGCGAGAAGGCGAATCGCGGGCGCGCGAAGTGCAGCCCGCTCGCGCCGATCCGGTCGTGGAGCGCACGGATCGGGCCGCGCGGTGTTATCGGCAGCACCACTATTTGGGTCGCCGGAAAGCGCTCAGGCTTGCCGAGTATGAGCTCGATGGGAGGAGTCGTGCTGGTGATTGGCTCCAGCCGCTCGCGCATCAGTTCCACCGGCGTATCCGCCGCCATCGGCCCGAGTCCGGACGAGCCCGCGAGGGTCAGATGCGGCCGGCGTCCTCTGCCGAGCTTCGGATCGTGGCGCTCGATGACCGACTGGATCTCGTCGGCCACAGCGCCGGTCAGCTCGCCGAGTATGAAGATGCCGGACGGGGTGGCCACACGAGGAAGATACTATCTTATGCGAATGCTCAATATCGACCTGACGGGCAAGCGTGCCCTCGTTGCGGGCGTGGCCGATGATGGCGGCTTCGGCTTCGCGATCGTCAAGAGACTTGCCGAGGCCGGCGCGACGGTTTGCGTCGGGACCTGGCCGCCTGCGCTCAACATTTTTCTGAACCTGCTCGAGCGCGGAAAGATGGATGAGGCTCGCAGGATGCCCGATGGCTCCATGCTGGAATTCGAGCGTATCTACCCGCTGGATGCCGCTTATGACACGCTCGCCGACGTGCCGGAAGACGTGCGGGAGAGCAAGCGCTACAAGGACACGGGCGACTTTTCTATAGAAGGGATGGCGACCAGCCTCGTTGCCGATTTTGGCGACAAGCCGCTCGACATCGTCGTCCACTCGCTGGCCAATGGCCCCGAGGTCAAGAAGGCTTTGCTGGACACGAGCCGAGCCGGCTACCTGACTGCCGTAAGTGTCAGCGCGTATTCGATGATAGCGCTTGCGTCGAAGTTGTCGCCATTGATGCGCGATGGTGGCTCGTTTCTGTCGCTAACTTACATGGCTTCTGAGCGCGCGATCCCGGGTTACGGTGGCGGGATGTCGTCGGCAAAAGCGGCTCTGGAGAGCGATACCAGGGTGCTCGCCTACGAGATCGGGCGGCGATATGGACACCGCGTGAACGCGATTTCGGCCGGTCCATACGCCTCGCGCGCAGCGAGCGCGATCGGCATTATCGAGCGGATGGTGGAATATTGCGAGCGGAATTCGGCGCTGCCGCAGAAGCTCACCGCTGATGAGGTCGGGACTGCGGCGGCGTTCCTGTGCTCACCGCTGGCAAGCGGCATAACAGGGTCCATATTGTTTGTGGACAAGGGCTACCACGCGATGGGGATGTCGGTGGAATCACTCGTTGGCTAATCAACCGGGAGAATGATGCAAAAATCCCTTGCTGTTCTTGCTGCGATGCTCGTGTTTGGTTGCGCGTCCACGTCCGCCGATATGGTATCGAACTTCGGGCCAACCACCAAGTTGAGCCCCGGTGTGCAGAGCGCTAACCTTGGCCGCGATGGAATCGTGACTGTCCGCGTGAACCTGCCGCAGCCGGAGTACCTTGCGGCGGTAGCGGTTTTCCCCAATCAGAGCATGATACCGCTCGGTACGTCCGGCAGGCCGAGCGGAACCGACAAGACTGCAGCTGGAGTTCAAGCACTCGTCCTCCACCAGCTTCCGGCGCTTCAAAAGAGCGCTTCGGACTGGACACTCCAGGATATCGAACGTTGCAACGCAAATCCACGTTATCCCCGATGCCAGCAGCAGGGTCAGGTGGTCATCGTCGCAAGCGACAGCCCATTCGTTACGCGCGAACTCATTGATAATATCACGGCCGTCGATCTTCACGGAAGCGATGCCGACGTGATACGGCGCATCGGCGAGGCAGCTGCCCACGCTACCGGCGCTTCATGGAGTGCGTCGGCGACGAGTATGACCGGGATGGTGGCGCCGTACTGATTTACCGATCGACTGTGGTCAACGACTGTCTCGCAACAAAATCTGCATGAAACGGGGATGGATGACCCAGTCGAAGCGTATCCGATCGTCGCGCGCTCGAGCACTGATCCGGCTCCTGGCCTCGCTCGTCCTTTCCGCGTGCATGCCATCGCCGAGCATTGCTCCGACGCCGGCTGCATCGACGACCGACACGACGGGAGCAGATTCGGGCAGAGCCGGCGGACCACACGTTTCGGTCAAGCCGTACGCCGAGGTCATTACAAAGAACGCAAAGACGCGCGTCGGGCTGTTCAAGACTCATCGCGTTGGCGATACGTTGTACTTCGAGATTCCAGCGAAGGAGCTGAATCGCGACATGCTGCTGGTGGGTCGGTACGCACGCACGGCCGCGGTCGACGCGAACAACCCATTCGGAGCTTACGGCGGCGACGAGTTCGGCGAGCGCACCCTCAGATGGGAGCGCTCCGGGAATCACGTGATACTGCGATCGCCGTCGTTCGCGATCATGGCCGATACGTCCCTGCCGATCTATCGCGCAGTGCAGTCGGGTAGCTACGCACCCATCATCGCAATATTCGACGTCGCGGCGTACGGACCCGACAGCGCTGCAGTGATCGACGTTACACGTCTCTACACCACCGACGTTCCGGAATTCGCCGCGATTCATGGGCAGGTGGATGAGAAGCGCTCGTACATCGAGAACGCGATCGCCTTTCCCGACAACGTCGAGATCGAGGCGACACAGACCGGGATACCACAGCCGAGCGGTGGATCTTCATCCGCGCAGGAGCGGTCGGCCATAAGCGTGCTCGCGCACTGGAGCATGGTGCGTCTTCCGACCGAGCCGATGCTGCCGCGTCTCGTTGACGATCGCATCGGATTTCTGAGCGTCACGCGTACCGACTATGGAACGAAACAATACCGTTCCGTGGAGCGCGAGTACATCAACAGGTGGCGTCTCGAAAAGAAGAACCCTGGCGCTGCCGTGTCCGACCCGGTGAAGCCGATCGTTTACTACATCGATCCTGCGGCACCGGAGCGATGGAAACCATGGATACGGAAGGCAGTCCTCGACTGGCAGCCGGCATTCGAGGCAGCAGGTTTCTCGCACGCAATCATACCGATGGATCCGCCGACCGACGATCCCGACTGGTCACCGGACGACGTGCGCCACACGGTGATTCGCTGGCTTCCCTCCACGGTCGAAAATGCAGTCGGTCCTCACGTTGCAGATCCGCGCACGGGTGAGATTTTGAACGGATCGATACGCGTGTTCCACAACGTTCTCAACCTCAACCGCGACTGGTACTTCACGCAGGTGGCGCCGCTCGATCCACGAGCGCAACACTGGCCGATGCCGGATTCGTTGATGGGCCGCATGGTCGAGTACGTGGTCGCGCACGAGATCGGTCACACGCTCGGCCTCGCCCACAATTTCAAGGCGAGCTCGATGTATCCGGCGGACTCCGTGCGCTCGCGCACCTGGGTCCATCGCATGGGACATACGCCGAGCATCATGGATTACGCGCGGTACAATTACGTCGCGCAGCCGGAAGATTCGATCGACGTTAACGATCTCGTGCCACGCGTCGGGCCGTACGACAAGTTTGCAATAATGTGGGGATACACTCCGATTGCCGGAGCAACTACTCCCGAGCAGGAGCGTCCATCGCTCGATTCGATCGCGCGCATGCAGGACAGCGTTCCATGGTACAGGTTCGGCCATCTCGCCGAATCACGCGCGGACAACCCGGATCCTGGTGACGAAGTGGAGGCGGTCGGTGACGCCGACGCGGTGAAGTCGACCGGCTATGGGCTCAGGAACATCGAGCGCACGATGCCCATGTTGCTGCGCGTGACGCAGAAAGCCGGCGAGGACAACTCGGATCTGGAAGAGATTTACGGCAGGCTCGTAGGACAGTGGTCGGACGAGATGGGTCATGTCGCAAACATCATCGGCGGAGCGACTGCCCGGGTGAAGTACGGATCACAGCCCGGCCCCGTATACACTCCCGTCTCGCGTGCGCGTCAGATTGAAGCGATCCAGTTCCTGAACGCGCACGTCTTTCACACGCCGACGTTCTTTCTGGACAATGCCGTGACGAGTCGTATCGAGGCGAACGGGTCGCTGTCGCGGATCAACGACGCACAGGCGCGAATCCTTCACACGTTGCTGGAAGACTCGCGCATGCAGCGGATGATCGAGATCTCATCGCGCGGTGGCGACGTGTACCCGCTACCCGAGATGCTCTCCGACATTCGGCACGGCATCTGGACCGAGCTTGGTGATCGCAGCGTCACCATCGACGTGTATCGCCGCAACCTGCAGAGATCGTATCTGGATCAACTGGACGCAAAGATCAACGGATCGCATGGCGATGGATTCACGATAGTGCTTACGCCGAACTCACGTAACCAGCGGCCTGCGAGCACGCCCGCCTCGATGGCCGACGCGCGCGCGGCGATGCGGGCGGAGCTGGTTGCACTACGCGCGGAGATTGTTGCCGCCCTACCGCGTGCGGCGGACGCGGCGACGCGCGCTCATCTGGAAGATGCGAAGGTCGCGATCGACAGGACGCTGGATCCGAATCGATGATACTATCGGCGGCGAATTATGGGTGCCGATGATCAACCTTCCGTGATGCGGGGACGCCGGACGACACTAGACGTGCGTAACCGGCCACCTCACGGCAATATGGTGAATGTGAACGGCTGCGTTACGAGCTGCCTGACGTTTCTACCATTTATTCGTGCAGGAATGAAACGCATGTGCGGGACCTGGGCGAGTACCGCTTGCGTGAATGCCTGTTCAGGTGCGACATCGTCAATGTCGGGACCTGTCAGGACGTCATGATACGGTGCGGGGCGGTCCCGCCACGTCTTCACCGAAGTGACCTTGAACGTCGTTGGATCGATCTTGCCCGTCGTGTCGATCACGAACGTCGTGTACACGATCGCAGCGAGGCCGGCGCGTACGAGCGACGTGGGGTACCTCGGCACCTCACTTCCGGGTGCAAACTCCGCAGGCCCTCCCAGCCGCTTGTATCCGCCCGTCTGAATCATCGAATCCACAAGTCGGGAAACGGCACTTTGCGGAACAGGTGGCGCGGGATCTTCCTTGTGAAAAAGAAAAGACTGTTCGATCTCTTCGGCGACCTTATGACCGGATTTCTGTGCAACGACGAAATGCATCGTCGTCAGAGCCCGTCGCACTGACGCTGCGAAGAGAGGTTGGCCGTAGGCTTCCGTCAGGATTGACGTCGTATCGACGAGCCCTGTCGTGTCGACGACGAATTGAGCCAATACCTTGCCGTCTATTCCCAATGGACGGAGCGAGTCCGGATACAACGGCTCCGTTCCATCTCCAATTTGTTTTGCGTGTGTATCGACTTCACTCGCGGAATAGACGCGCGGCACCGTGGCGTCGGTGCTGGCCTGTGCCTGGGCAGGATGAGACTGCGAGATCGTACTCAGGAACACAACGGTGATCAGGAACAGGGCTCCGACAGACCGGTCTCTCATCAGTGATTCCAGAGGTGGGTTCAGGCCGCAAAAGATACACGTCCTGGCCGAGTACGCGAGGGATTCACTGTTGCTGACGGATTGCGTCACTATTGCGCTACGGAACCGTGACGCTCTGATCCAGAACGACCGAACCTGCATTCGTAGCGTTCGACCCTGTCTGACCGCCCGTCACCACGTACTTCACCACGACTCGTATGGTACCGGCAGGGACGTCGAGCGACCTTTCGATGTAGCTGTAGTTCGGCCCGTCCTGCGCCACTGCGCACGTGCCGGCTCCCGGTCCCGGGACCATCGTGATAATCCGCACTGTCAGCGTGGTTCCGCTGAGATTGTCGTCGGCTGAAACTGTAGTCGCGCAGGGAGGGTCGGGTGCAACGACGACGCCGGCTACGACGACGCTGGCGACGTCACCTCTCGCCGTAACGCGTGGCAGCGACTGCGCCTCGGCTGGCGACACCGTTTGCACGCTGAAGCTGGGCGCCGGTCGCGGGACGGTGATCGAAGAGCTCGAACACGCGACAACCAGGAGCGCGAGCAGAGCAGCCGCGAGTCCATGCGCTGGCCGCCGACCTCCAGGGTAATCAGCAGAACGGAATCGCATCAGCATATCCGGTTCTCCAGGTCACGATGAAGATGTGCAACGAGAGTCGAAATCGCACCTTCTGAGCGGCCAGATGCTCGTTCTAGCCTGTGAACGCGCGACGGATGGTCGCGATCGGCTACGCCACTACGTCCTTGTCGCGTCGGATCGGTACGCGTTTCCCCTTGATGTGCGTCGTGCGCAAGGTGTCGACGATGTCATCCGCAATCTCATCGGGGACTTCGACAAGCGAGAACCGATCGTAAATCTCGATGGCACCGATAACGTCTGCGTCGAGCTGCAGCTCGTTCGCTATTGCGCCGACAATGTCGCCGGGACGGATCTTGGCCTTGCGCCCTGCACCGATGTATATCTTCGCGACTTCCCAGCCGGGTTTGCGCTTGGTGCCTGCTACCGTACGTGGTGGCTTGCCTTCACGCTTCGGACGATCCTCTGAACGATCCTTTGGGCGATCGTGCGGCGCCGAGGAGCGCTGCGCCGGCGGGCGCTGAACCGGAATTTCTTCTTCCGCTTCGTGCTTGTCGTTTCCGCTCGCTTCGTGCGCCATCTTGACCGCGGCCGCTGCAATGTCCATCACGTCGTAGTCGCCATCCGCCAACGACTCGACAACTCCGCGGTACTCGTCCAAATCGTCGCCAATCAGAATTTCCTGCAACGTTGCACGCGTCAGCTCGACACGCCGCACGCGCATGTCGGCGACGGTCGGAACTGTCGCGATCTCGATCTTCTGTTTGGTGATGTTCTCGATGTTGCGCAAAAAGCGGTGCTCGCGCGGCTCGGCGAGCGTCACCGCAACGCCCTCGCGTCCGGCTCGTCCGGTGCGTCCAATACGATGCACGTACGCATCAGGCGAAGTTGGAACGTCGTAATTAAAGACGTGCGATAGCTGTCCGATGTCCAGTCCGCGCGCCGCGACGTCGGTCGCGATCAGCAGATCTGCAGTGTTGGCGCGGAACTTCTTCATCACCCTGTCGCGCTGCTCCTGCGACATTCCACCGTGCAACGCTTCCGCACGATATCCGCGCGAGTTGAGCGTCTCGGCGACCTGATCCACTTCGGTGCGCGTGCGACAGAACACCAGCGCCGACCTGGGGCTTTCCATGTCGAGCACGCGGCCGAGCGTGGTCATCTTGTGAACGCGTGGAACGATGTAGGCCATCTGGCGGACGCGTGGAACTGAGCCAGCCTTGGTCTTGTCACGCGCGATGGTTACACGGACGGGATTCTTGAGATGCTTGTTCGCGATTGCGGCGATGCGTGGTGCGATAGTCGCCGAGAACAGCGCTGTCTGTCGATCGGCAGGCGTCTCGCTCAGAATAGCTTCGAGATCCTCGGCGAATCCCATGTCGAGCATCTCGTCTGCCTCATCGAGCACCACGGTGCGCACGGAACCAAGCTGCAGCGACTTGCGGCGGATGTGATCGAGCGCGCGGCCTGGCGTCGCGACCACGATGTCGACGCCGCGCTTGAGCGCCTTGAGCTGCTGCGTCATCGCTGCACCGCCATACACCGGCAGCACCGAGACACCCATTGCCTTCCCGTACTTGTGAATGGCTTCGGCGACCTGCATCGCCAGCTCGCGAGTCGGAGCGAGGATCAGTGCATATGGGCCGCTTCCAG
Proteins encoded in this window:
- a CDS encoding DNA-binding protein, whose protein sequence is MTRKANDDRKRCELMTNPAKRDAANKLAASVKGGFPPGLSQPALRALAGAGYTRLDQLAHVSEADLRKLHGVGPKAIGVIGRELTKHGLSFRSK
- a CDS encoding DNA alkylation repair protein, with the protein product MQGGHPDDAAHLNNWDLVDASAGYIVGPHTSGDDSGLLSKLAHSKNLWERRIAIERFPEKRRKAYLAGSV
- a CDS encoding type II toxin-antitoxin system PemK/MazF family toxin, with the protein product MASILRGDIRWADLDPARGHEQSGQRPVLILSQDVFNERSGTAIVVALTSQEQRAGFPLTLELVAANLPKRSWVKMGQVRTLSTERIGRRIARASAGEMVRVVEGLNEIIGG
- a CDS encoding ribbon-helix-helix domain-containing protein, with protein sequence MAKQKVAITLDRQLLTEIDDLVASGTYPNRSQAIEAALSETLARRARTQLIRECAKLDPAEERALAEEGLGAEGIEWPAY
- a CDS encoding S8 family peptidase; protein product: MTQFRKQFRKQFRKQFRKQFTKQFAWLTFAATAFAACAPATSPVVTAPAPAPPPPVAAPPVQAPTEQPAVTTSGVREAPRNWQLLDDSIDHYPGISLLRAQRELLKGRAPRQSVVVAVIDGGVDTAHAALRTRLWTNPKEVAGNGKDDDHNGNVDDVHGWNFIGGADGKDVQYDTFVLTRMFVRCAGTPQTVTERAMPAIDSTTCSKVSADYARKKTEINTTLDQMRTIEAVMNRALPILKQAAGTDSLTPAKVEALVATSPQVIAARGLYLRLAQQGATPEAVAEAVTEYGVQSQYGLNTEYDPRTIVGDDVADVSQRNYGNSDVTGPDAKHGTHVAGIIAAMPQDGVGMQGVASAALIMPVRAVPDGDERDKDIANAIRYAVDNGARVINMSFGKPYSPFKSAVDAAVKYADAHGVLMVLAAGNDGASLDTASNFPTPEYTGGGRAANWIEVGASSWRGGDTLAVAFSNYSHTRVDVFAPGEDILSTVQGGGYERLSGTSMAAPVVTGLAALIMSYYPNLTAAQVRQIILDSATRYNRASLVPGGKSGETVPFASLSVTGGIVNAYNALKLAQQRSSAH
- a CDS encoding MmcQ/YjbR family DNA-binding protein; its protein translation is MKRDPTERLRALCLSLPEAHEVEAWGEPTFRVRNKIFAMYASAATHHGGGRTSVWCKAKPVTQDMMIRAEPNRYYSPPYVGPKGWVGVWLDKSPDWNALEGLLLDAYRLTAPRRLVALLDDDA
- a CDS encoding 2'-5' RNA ligase family protein, whose protein sequence is MATPSGIFILGELTGAVADEIQSVIERHDPKLGRGRRPHLTLAGSSGLGPMAADTPVELMRERLEPITSTTPPIELILGKPERFPATQIVVLPITPRGPIRALHDRIGASGLHFARPRFAFSPHVTLNLYKTLTREALDSLLAVRVTEPVTLDRLRMYYTSEPNISRLLLELPLTGPT
- a CDS encoding enoyl-[acyl-carrier-protein] reductase, whose translation is MLNIDLTGKRALVAGVADDGGFGFAIVKRLAEAGATVCVGTWPPALNIFLNLLERGKMDEARRMPDGSMLEFERIYPLDAAYDTLADVPEDVRESKRYKDTGDFSIEGMATSLVADFGDKPLDIVVHSLANGPEVKKALLDTSRAGYLTAVSVSAYSMIALASKLSPLMRDGGSFLSLTYMASERAIPGYGGGMSSAKAALESDTRVLAYEIGRRYGHRVNAISAGPYASRAASAIGIIERMVEYCERNSALPQKLTADEVGTAAAFLCSPLASGITGSILFVDKGYHAMGMSVESLVG
- a CDS encoding zinc-dependent metalloprotease, with product MTQSKRIRSSRARALIRLLASLVLSACMPSPSIAPTPAASTTDTTGADSGRAGGPHVSVKPYAEVITKNAKTRVGLFKTHRVGDTLYFEIPAKELNRDMLLVGRYARTAAVDANNPFGAYGGDEFGERTLRWERSGNHVILRSPSFAIMADTSLPIYRAVQSGSYAPIIAIFDVAAYGPDSAAVIDVTRLYTTDVPEFAAIHGQVDEKRSYIENAIAFPDNVEIEATQTGIPQPSGGSSSAQERSAISVLAHWSMVRLPTEPMLPRLVDDRIGFLSVTRTDYGTKQYRSVEREYINRWRLEKKNPGAAVSDPVKPIVYYIDPAAPERWKPWIRKAVLDWQPAFEAAGFSHAIIPMDPPTDDPDWSPDDVRHTVIRWLPSTVENAVGPHVADPRTGEILNGSIRVFHNVLNLNRDWYFTQVAPLDPRAQHWPMPDSLMGRMVEYVVAHEIGHTLGLAHNFKASSMYPADSVRSRTWVHRMGHTPSIMDYARYNYVAQPEDSIDVNDLVPRVGPYDKFAIMWGYTPIAGATTPEQERPSLDSIARMQDSVPWYRFGHLAESRADNPDPGDEVEAVGDADAVKSTGYGLRNIERTMPMLLRVTQKAGEDNSDLEEIYGRLVGQWSDEMGHVANIIGGATARVKYGSQPGPVYTPVSRARQIEAIQFLNAHVFHTPTFFLDNAVTSRIEANGSLSRINDAQARILHTLLEDSRMQRMIEISSRGGDVYPLPEMLSDIRHGIWTELGDRSVTIDVYRRNLQRSYLDQLDAKINGSHGDGFTIVLTPNSRNQRPASTPASMADARAAMRAELVALRAEIVAALPRAADAATRAHLEDAKVAIDRTLDPNR
- a CDS encoding energy transducer TonB, which encodes MRDRSVGALFLITVVFLSTISQSHPAQAQASTDATVPRVYSASEVDTHAKQIGDGTEPLYPDSLRPLGIDGKVLAQFVVDTTGLVDTTSILTEAYGQPLFAASVRRALTTMHFVVAQKSGHKVAEEIEQSFLFHKEDPAPPVPQSAVSRLVDSMIQTGGYKRLGGPAEFAPGSEVPRYPTSLVRAGLAAIVYTTFVIDTTGKIDPTTFKVTSVKTWRDRPAPYHDVLTGPDIDDVAPEQAFTQAVLAQVPHMRFIPARINGRNVRQLVTQPFTFTILP
- a CDS encoding DEAD/DEAH box helicase, whose translation is MPTRVTNENTPDLAAEDETQATGKSDEAGASGFAALGLDPSILAALTALGYEEPTPIQTETIPALIAGKDVLGQAATGTGKTAAFSLPILQRLHESHRKPGSGPYALILAPTRELAMQVAEAIHKYGKAMGVSVLPVYGGAAMTQQLKALKRGVDIVVATPGRALDHIRRKSLQLGSVRTVVLDEADEMLDMGFAEDLEAILSETPADRQTALFSATIAPRIAAIANKHLKNPVRVTIARDKTKAGSVPRVRQMAYIVPRVHKMTTLGRVLDMESPRSALVFCRTRTEVDQVAETLNSRGYRAEALHGGMSQEQRDRVMKKFRANTADLLIATDVAARGLDIGQLSHVFNYDVPTSPDAYVHRIGRTGRAGREGVAVTLAEPREHRFLRNIENITKQKIEIATVPTVADMRVRRVELTRATLQEILIGDDLDEYRGVVESLADGDYDVMDIAAAAVKMAHEASGNDKHEAEEEIPVQRPPAQRSSAPHDRPKDRSEDRPKREGKPPRTVAGTKRKPGWEVAKIYIGAGRKAKIRPGDIVGAIANELQLDADVIGAIEIYDRFSLVEVPDEIADDIVDTLRTTHIKGKRVPIRRDKDVVA